The genomic DNA TTTGGTCGGTATCTTAGTGTACTTTCAAAACCTTTGTTGGTTAAATTTCCAACATTAAATACTGCAAATCTACTACCTATTAAATCACGATCTGCCTGAACCGAAGCACCAAAACTAGGGTTTATTTGAACATTAGTTAAAAGATCTTCTTTTTCAGATGTGTAGTAATCAGCAGTAAAGACAATTTTGTTTTTTAAGAAGCTTAAATCAATACCAAAATTTAACTGCTTAGTAACCTCCCATTTTAAATTAGGATTACCAAACTGATGTTGAATGATCCCTGAATTTTCAGAATCGGTACCGTTTACCCCTTGAAAATTAGCATTGTATCCAGTTGCAACAGGGCTAAATATAGAGTTTGGAGGAAACCTATCGTTACCTGTAGTACCATAACTAGCTCTTAATTTAAAATTGTTTACAGTACGTTTTAAACCACCCCAGAATTTTTCATCTGAAATGTTCCACCCAACCGATGCCGATGGGAAAAATGCATATAAATTATCTCTTGAAAACTGATTGGAAGCATCAAGTCTTGCACTAAGGCTAATTTGGTATCTTCCATCATAATCATAGAATACACGCCCCACACTACCTACTCGTTTTATCTTGTAATCTGGTTGAACAGTAGAAGGTCCGGAAAAGTTCAAAGTTACATCAGACCCTAATTCTTCTCCTATCGTTGCTGTAGATAAATTTACAGGGTCAGAAAAAAGTAACCCTCTTTTTACAGCTCCAATTGAAGTAAAGAAATCTTGCTCTACATTAATTACAGCTAACGCAGTTACTTTATGTTTATTAAATTGTTGATTATAATTTAATCCACCATTCCAGTTAATTAAGACATTACGTGATCTTCCCTCAAACACAAAGTTATCATCGGCGTCACGTAAATTCACACCATTATTATCAAATAATGCAAAAGGAGGTTGCACTTGCTTTTCAAATGCATTAGTAATAACACCACTTATTAATGTTGTTAACTGTAAGTGATCATTTAATTGGTACTTAATATTAGTACTTGCTTCAAATCTATCACGACCAACTTTTCTGTCTCTTGTTATGGCTTCTAAAATTTGTCCATAGGCACTATTAGCAGTGACATCTTCATTTTCATTAGTAAATGACGTTGTATTTTCGTCAACTGGATCTAAGTAAGGTAAAGCTCGTTGTCCAAAAATAAGTAAATTAAAATTTGGACGTTCTCTATCATCTACAGTAAAACCAAAACCATTATCAAAGGTAAATTTCCCTTTTGTTAAATTAACATTGGCTCTTAAATTATAACGCTTTAAACGCGAGTTTATCACGGTACCTTCTTGATTGAAAAGCCCCATAACAACACTATAGGTAATATCATCACTTCCACCAGAAATATTGAAGTTATATCTGTTAACAGAAGACCAATCGTTTTCAGTGAAATCTCTTAAATCATTATCGTTTAATAAGCCATAACGATCTGAATTTGCAGGCGAGCTATTTCTTGAAGGGTCATTTGCATCAAAGAAAAGTTGCTCTCTTGTATTCATTAGTGGTGTTTGGCGCGTAATGATTTGAAGACCATTGGTTATCTCTAATCCCACTTTAGTATTTCCTGGCTTCCCTTTTTTCGTAGTAACTAAAATAACACCACCAGCCGCTCTTGTTCCGTATATAGCAGCAGAAGCAGCATCTTTTAAGACGTCCATTGTTTCAATTTCATTTGGGTTTAATCTAGGATCACCAGATTGTGGTACACCATCTACAACCCATAATGGAGAATTAGAACCTGTTAATGAAGAAATACCTCTAATTGTAATAGCGGAACCTTCGCCAGGCTCACCACTATTTGCTGATACACTTACCCCTGCTATTTGCCCTTGTAAAGCAGTTCCAATATCACTAGTAATTACGTTTTCAATTTCTTCAGCTTTTACTTGGCTTACAGCTCCTGTAAGTTCTTTCTTTTTAGCAGTTCCATAACCAATTACTACAACTTCTTCGAGTTCGTCGGTTTCAGGGTCCATTTGGACATCTAATTGAGGGCCAACAACTTTTTGGCTTACTTTATGCATACCTATATAGCTAAATATAAGCTCATCTCCAATGCTGGCTTGAATTTGATATACCCCATCAAAATCTGTTACAGCTCCGGTAGTTTTTCCGCTTTTTTGTAACACAACTGCAACACCTGGAATTGGTAAACCGTCTTCTGAACTAGTTACTACACCCTTCACAGTTATTGGAAGGTTCTGACCAAACAACGCTCCACAGAAACAAAGAAAAACGAACAGCAAACAAATGCTTCTTGGTTTCTTGGTATCATACGTACTTTTTAATTTCATACTTTTTGTTATTAGTTTTACTGTTTGTTATTCAAACAATTACAAATGAAATACATTTAATAATTGTCCTTGTTAATTAATTTTAATCTGGTATTGTCAGTCTTTGAGAAAACCTAAGATACTAGCTACAATACCAAATGGATAAAATTAAGTTTGATAGCCTTAAGTTCTTTAGCAATATTTATCCTTTAGTTATCAAAAATTACCCTAAATAATATATGAACCTATGTCTTATTAAAA from Flavivirga abyssicola includes the following:
- a CDS encoding SusC/RagA family TonB-linked outer membrane protein, yielding MKLKSTYDTKKPRSICLLFVFLCFCGALFGQNLPITVKGVVTSSEDGLPIPGVAVVLQKSGKTTGAVTDFDGVYQIQASIGDELIFSYIGMHKVSQKVVGPQLDVQMDPETDELEEVVVIGYGTAKKKELTGAVSQVKAEEIENVITSDIGTALQGQIAGVSVSANSGEPGEGSAITIRGISSLTGSNSPLWVVDGVPQSGDPRLNPNEIETMDVLKDAASAAIYGTRAAGGVILVTTKKGKPGNTKVGLEITNGLQIITRQTPLMNTREQLFFDANDPSRNSSPANSDRYGLLNDNDLRDFTENDWSSVNRYNFNISGGSDDITYSVVMGLFNQEGTVINSRLKRYNLRANVNLTKGKFTFDNGFGFTVDDRERPNFNLLIFGQRALPYLDPVDENTTSFTNENEDVTANSAYGQILEAITRDRKVGRDRFEASTNIKYQLNDHLQLTTLISGVITNAFEKQVQPPFALFDNNGVNLRDADDNFVFEGRSRNVLINWNGGLNYNQQFNKHKVTALAVINVEQDFFTSIGAVKRGLLFSDPVNLSTATIGEELGSDVTLNFSGPSTVQPDYKIKRVGSVGRVFYDYDGRYQISLSARLDASNQFSRDNLYAFFPSASVGWNISDEKFWGGLKRTVNNFKLRASYGTTGNDRFPPNSIFSPVATGYNANFQGVNGTDSENSGIIQHQFGNPNLKWEVTKQLNFGIDLSFLKNKIVFTADYYTSEKEDLLTNVQINPSFGASVQADRDLIGSRFAVFNVGNLTNKGFESTLRYRPKIGNVRFNILGTFTTNKNEVTSIQSESGIQLFTTRPVFGDNQALAIGLQKGREAGSFLVFETDGIFKDQAEVDAYNTTYGENRKLGDLKYIDSNGNGVLRDEGDRVYKGSGLPEYELGLNIQATYKNWFFLTNWYASVGNEVYNATRASALKAGRHKDLVYQYLPGINENTDIPTFDSSSRQSGDNNFNGSSDFFIEDGTFVRLRNVVIGYTLPKEVSEKLGLTRFNIFANAQNILTITNYTGLDPEVGGNNITIKGIDNGIIPTTASMNFGLRLNF